A region from the Citrobacter telavivensis genome encodes:
- a CDS encoding inovirus Gp2 family protein has product MKRHYPHFKKITPDDFLLNLINHHLNQLLACHAKILAFRMDFDYQRGTSRFIRNSSAEIQDDLRELTQAMMNLPGVIGCFWVLEWTSEGEVHAHAIFYLNGQEHQKSFPFILQAGVLWQQITHGEGKYQRCRPQEYHQDNINNVVEYHNNEAIDSLRRIASYLAKEDQKYGLPIWGYNDIPSPARQGRPRKFS; this is encoded by the coding sequence ATGAAAAGACATTACCCACACTTTAAAAAAATCACTCCCGATGATTTCCTGCTGAATCTGATTAATCACCATCTTAATCAGCTCCTAGCATGTCACGCTAAGATACTGGCATTTCGAATGGATTTTGATTACCAGCGAGGTACCAGCCGGTTCATTCGTAATTCCTCCGCAGAAATACAGGATGATCTCAGAGAGCTCACTCAGGCGATGATGAACCTTCCAGGCGTTATCGGTTGTTTCTGGGTGCTGGAATGGACATCAGAAGGAGAGGTACATGCCCATGCGATTTTTTATCTTAATGGTCAGGAGCATCAGAAATCATTCCCATTTATTTTACAGGCGGGAGTGCTGTGGCAACAGATTACCCATGGTGAGGGCAAATACCAGAGATGCAGGCCACAGGAATATCATCAGGACAATATTAACAATGTTGTTGAATATCACAACAACGAAGCCATCGACAGCCTGAGACGTATAGCCAGCTATCTGGCAAAAGAAGACCAGAAATACGGATTACCAATCTGGGGATACAACGACATTCCTTCGCCAGCCAGGCAGGGCAGACCGAGGAAGTTTAGTTAG
- a CDS encoding helix-turn-helix domain-containing protein, whose amino-acid sequence MTSKPSLSEDQFVDMAFITRLLGVSDKWIYRLIKDGLYPKPIKLGRSSRWLQSEVEAWLQARIDASRPQR is encoded by the coding sequence ATGACCAGTAAACCTTCCCTGTCTGAAGACCAGTTCGTCGATATGGCTTTTATCACCCGCCTGCTGGGGGTCAGTGATAAATGGATTTACCGACTCATCAAGGATGGCCTCTATCCAAAACCCATCAAACTTGGACGAAGTTCACGCTGGTTGCAAAGCGAAGTCGAAGCCTGGCTGCAGGCCCGTATTGATGCATCCCGTCCTCAGCGCTAA